In Carassius carassius chromosome 46, fCarCar2.1, whole genome shotgun sequence, the following proteins share a genomic window:
- the LOC132129385 gene encoding nascent polypeptide-associated complex subunit alpha, muscle-specific form-like isoform X1, translating to MPGEATETVPVTEQEMQQPQVETATPAAAAPAPSQTKPKVGKTNPKLSSSHTTAPKPVPAGRRKRSSLSASSSSPTSPKSTSGHRATPPCSPLASPPADSSVAGKAEQTAPKVVKAGKQGKQQKAMNFKPAEPEQPPSASKPAQEPAPVATLPSLAVPLKEVAKPTGDGSASPVSPKVAVAPVDFKVTSKSAAPAPKSFSEAVAASPPKVAEASKVASEGPKVATPVVSEAKISSPSKAAAKPGPAKVPNVNPATAAPPKYAPAALEDDLPPLLPPENSFTMPTFPPMPPSAMPVVTPTVPKAEAVPTSKVESCSAPEAKAAPKAKPAPKVEHKAEPAPKFEVASKVDPKPKDNPNPAPKVAVASAPKTEAVPKAKVQAAPKVEAAPAPKNKTAPIPKAEPVPASKVEAAPAPKVKPAVAPKAEAVPNVEATPAPNVKSAPTPKAEPVPVTKVEATPKAESAPATKVEAAPPTKVKPSAAPKAEAITKVKASPAPNVKSAPSPKAEPVPVTKVEAAPKADSVPTSKVEVAPAVKVKPVAAPKAEVAVAAKIEAAPAPKVESEPAPKVKPAPAPKVKPNPAPKVEAAVPTPKAEPVLVPKVEPVPVPKPVKAPSVLEPVIKNDKGSGTESDSDDSVPDLEEQDSAQTQTQQAQLAAAAEIDEEPVSKAKQSRSEKKARKAMSKLGLRQVAGVTRVTIRKSKNILFVITKPDVYKSPASDTYIVFGEAKIEDLSQQAQLAAAEKFKVQGEAVSNIPENTQTPTVPEESEEEEVDETGVEVKDIELVMSQANVSRAKAVRALKNNNNDIVNAIMELTM from the exons ATGCCAGGCGAAGCCACAGAAACTGTCCCTGTTACAGAGCAGGAGATGCAGCAGCCCCAGGTGGAGACGG CCACACCTGCTGCTGCGGCTCCTGCTCCCTCTCAGACAAAGCCTAAAGTGGGCAAAACTAACCCTAAGCTGTCCTCTTCTCACACCACCGCTCCTAAGCCAGTTCCTGCTGGACGCAGGAAACGCTCCTCTCTATCTGCCTCCTCAAGCTCCCCTACCTCTCCTAAATCTACCTCTGGCCATCGTGCTACCCCCCCATGCTCCCCTTTGGCCTCTCCTCCAGCTGACTCTTCTGTAGCTGGGAAAGCTGAGCAGACTGCTCCTAAGGTGGTAAAGGCTGGCAAACAAGGGAAGCAACAGAAAGCAATGAATTTTAAACCTGCTGAACCTGAGCAACCTCCCTCTGCCTCTAAGCCTGCTCAGGAGCCTGCACCAGTTGCAACTTTGCCGTCTCTTGCTGTACCATTAAAAGAGGTAGCAAAACCAACAGGAGATGGAAGTGCTTCCCCTGTCTCTCCCAAAGTTGCTGTGGCTCCTGTTGACTTTAAAGTAACTTCTAAATCTGCTGCCCCAGcaccaaagtcattttcagaagcTGTGGCCGCCAGTCCACCAAAAGTGGCTGAAGCCTCCAAGGTTGCCTCTGAAGGTCCAAAAGTAGCAACCCCTGTTGTTTCAGAAGCAAAGATTTCCTCGCCCTCAAAAGCAGCTGCTAAGCCTGGCCCTGCTAAAGTGCCAAATGTGAACCCAGCCACTGCTGCTCCCCCAAAATATGCCCCTGCAGCGCTTGAGGATGATCTCCCACCTCTCTTACCACCTGAGAATTCTTTTACAATGCCTACATTCCCCCCCATGCCACCTAGTGCAATGCCTGTAGTTACCCCAACAGTTCCCAAAGCAGAAGCTGTCCCTACTAGTAAAGTTGAATCTTGCTCTGCCCCTGAAGCTAAGGCTGCTCCTAAAGCTAAGCCAGCTCCTAAGGTTGAACATAAAGCAGAACCTGCCCCAAAATTTGAGGTTGCATCTAAAGTTGACCCAAAACCCAAAGATAATCCTAATCCTGCCCCTAAAGTTGCAGTTGCTTCTGCTCCTAAGACTGAGGCTGTTCCTAAAGCTAAAGTTCAGGCTGCTCCTAAGGTTGAGGCTGCTCCTGCACCTAAAAATAAGACTGCCCCTATCCCTAAAGCTGAGC CTGTTCCTGCCTCTAAGGTTGAGGCTGCTCCTGCCCCTAAAGTTAAGCCTGCTGTTGCTCCTAAAGCTGAGGCTGTCCCCAATGTAGAGGCTACTCCTGCACCAAATGTTAAGTCTGCCCCTACACCTAAAGCTGAGCCTGTTCCTGTCACTAAGGTTGAGGCTACACCCAAGGCTGAGTCTGCCCCTGCCACTAAAGTTGAGGCTGCTCCTCCCACCAAAGTTAAGCCTTCTGCTGCTCCTAAAGCTGAAGCTATCACCAAGGTTAAGGCTTCTCCTGCACCAAATGTTAAGTCTGCCCCTAGCCCTAAAGCCGAGCCTGTTCCTGTCACTAAGGTTGAGGCTGCCCCTAAAGCTGACTCTGTCCCTACCTCTAAGGTTGAAGTTGCTCCTGCTGTTAAAGTTAAGCCTGTTGCTGCCCCCAAAGCTGAGGTGGCAGTGGCTGCTAAAATTGAGGCTGCTCCTGCCCCTAAAGTAGAGTCTGAGCCTGCCCCTAAAGTTAAGCCTGCTCCTGCCCCTAAAGTTAAACCTAACCCTGCTCCCAAAGTTGAGGCTGCTGTCCCTACCCCTAAAGCTGAACCTGTCCTTGTCCCTAAAGTTGAGCCAGTCCCTGTTCCCAAACCAGTAAAAGCCCCATCTGTACTGGAGCCAGTCATCAAGAACGACAAGg GGTCTGGCACTGAATCTGATAGTGACGATTCTGTTCCTGACCTGGAGGAGCAGGACTctgcacagacacaaacacagcagGCACAG CTTGCAGCTGCAGCTGAAATCGATGAGGAACCTgtcagcaaagcaaaacaaagcagGAGTGAGAAGAAAGCCAGGAAG GCCATGTCCAAATTGGGGTTGAGACAAGTTGCTGGTGTTACCAGAGTAACCATTCGCAAGTCCAAGAACATTCTATTTGTCATTACCAAACCAGATGTCTACAAAAGTCCAGCTTCAGATACTTACATTGTCTTCGGTGAGGCCAAG ATTGAAGATCTGTCCCAGCAAGCCCAGTTAGCAGCCGCAGAGAAGTTCAAGGTTCAAGGAGAAGCCGTTTCAAACATCCCGGAAAACACACAGACGCCCACAGTACCGGAGGAGAGCGAAGAGGAAGAG GTTGATGAGACTGGAGTGGAGGTCAAGGACATCGAGCTGGTCATGTCACAGGCCAATGTATCCAGGGCAAAGGCTGTGCGCGCACTGAAAAATAACAATAACGACATTGTCAATGCTATTATG gaattgACGATGTAG
- the LOC132129385 gene encoding nascent polypeptide-associated complex subunit alpha-like isoform X2 has protein sequence MPGEATETVPVTEQEMQQPQVETGSGTESDSDDSVPDLEEQDSAQTQTQQAQLAAAAEIDEEPVSKAKQSRSEKKARKAMSKLGLRQVAGVTRVTIRKSKNILFVITKPDVYKSPASDTYIVFGEAKIEDLSQQAQLAAAEKFKVQGEAVSNIPENTQTPTVPEESEEEEVDETGVEVKDIELVMSQANVSRAKAVRALKNNNNDIVNAIMELTM, from the exons ATGCCAGGCGAAGCCACAGAAACTGTCCCTGTTACAGAGCAGGAGATGCAGCAGCCCCAGGTGGAGACGG GGTCTGGCACTGAATCTGATAGTGACGATTCTGTTCCTGACCTGGAGGAGCAGGACTctgcacagacacaaacacagcagGCACAG CTTGCAGCTGCAGCTGAAATCGATGAGGAACCTgtcagcaaagcaaaacaaagcagGAGTGAGAAGAAAGCCAGGAAG GCCATGTCCAAATTGGGGTTGAGACAAGTTGCTGGTGTTACCAGAGTAACCATTCGCAAGTCCAAGAACATTCTATTTGTCATTACCAAACCAGATGTCTACAAAAGTCCAGCTTCAGATACTTACATTGTCTTCGGTGAGGCCAAG ATTGAAGATCTGTCCCAGCAAGCCCAGTTAGCAGCCGCAGAGAAGTTCAAGGTTCAAGGAGAAGCCGTTTCAAACATCCCGGAAAACACACAGACGCCCACAGTACCGGAGGAGAGCGAAGAGGAAGAG GTTGATGAGACTGGAGTGGAGGTCAAGGACATCGAGCTGGTCATGTCACAGGCCAATGTATCCAGGGCAAAGGCTGTGCGCGCACTGAAAAATAACAATAACGACATTGTCAATGCTATTATG gaattgACGATGTAG